In a single window of the Streptomyces sp. NBC_00091 genome:
- a CDS encoding 3-oxoacyl-ACP synthase III family protein produces MTAIGILGTGSYLPADTVSNRLVAQRAGVTEDWILQKTGIRERRYAAESEATSDLAVEAARAALDAAGISAAQLSWIVVATSTPDSPQPATACLVQHRIGAVNAAAFDLNSVCSGFVFGLVAAARLLPEQDGGVRGHALVIGADVYSRIIDREDRRTAVLFGDGAGAVVLGPVRSGYGVLGSHLASRGDQAELIHVEAGGSRLPASEKTVAEGLHHFRMNGRGVRDFVAAELPRAVGEVLDRHGLERSEVDHFVPHQANGVMLGETVPRLGLPRARTHLTVAEHGNTSAASIPLALDEAYRSGAFRDRDVVLLAGFGGGMSLGTVLVRWDEQAAPAPRKDSAA; encoded by the coding sequence ATGACAGCAATCGGAATTCTGGGCACCGGGTCTTATCTGCCTGCCGACACGGTCTCCAATCGGCTCGTCGCGCAGCGGGCGGGGGTCACGGAGGACTGGATCCTGCAGAAGACGGGCATCCGGGAACGCCGCTACGCGGCCGAATCCGAGGCCACCTCCGATCTGGCGGTCGAGGCGGCGCGGGCCGCACTGGACGCGGCGGGGATCTCGGCGGCGCAGCTGTCGTGGATCGTGGTGGCGACGTCCACCCCGGACTCCCCGCAGCCGGCCACGGCCTGTCTGGTCCAGCACCGGATCGGTGCGGTGAACGCGGCCGCCTTCGACCTGAATTCGGTGTGCAGCGGTTTCGTGTTCGGTCTGGTGGCGGCGGCCCGGCTGCTGCCGGAACAGGACGGCGGGGTCCGCGGTCACGCCCTGGTCATCGGCGCCGACGTGTACTCGCGCATCATCGACCGCGAGGACCGGCGCACCGCCGTCCTGTTCGGTGACGGTGCGGGTGCCGTGGTGCTGGGCCCGGTGCGGTCCGGCTACGGGGTCCTCGGCTCGCACCTGGCCAGCCGTGGCGACCAGGCGGAACTGATCCACGTCGAGGCCGGCGGCAGCCGGCTGCCCGCCTCGGAGAAGACGGTCGCGGAGGGGCTGCACCACTTCAGGATGAACGGGCGCGGCGTGCGCGATTTCGTGGCCGCCGAACTGCCGCGCGCGGTCGGTGAGGTGCTGGACCGGCACGGTCTGGAGCGCTCCGAGGTCGACCACTTCGTCCCGCACCAGGCCAACGGCGTGATGCTGGGCGAGACCGTGCCCCGCCTGGGCCTGCCCCGCGCCCGTACGCACCTCACCGTGGCCGAGCACGGAAACACCAGTGCCGCCTCCATTCCCCTCGCCCTCGACGAGGCGTACCGGTCCGGGGCGTTCCGGGACCGGGACGTCGTGCTGCTCGCCGGTTTCGGCGGCGGCATGTCCCTGGGCACGGTTCTCGTCCGCTGGGACGAGCAGGCGGCTCCCGCTCCCCGAAAGGACTCAGCAGCATGA
- a CDS encoding 3-hydroxyacyl-CoA dehydrogenase family protein, giving the protein MTAASAAPLPGSLPFTAVAVIGLGTVGSALARSLASAGARVVAVEADGDALAGGRERVQRGLEDPAARARITYTADLAAITGSELVVEAVPEDFALKTRVLRQADGLCGPQAVFATTTSLSVTRVAAACGRLPRTVGLHPVGHAPDGGVVEVVTTPLTDPSVGRAAEELVGALGRMAVASSDQPGFTGGGLLMAYLNGAVAMYERRYASRDDIDAAMMLGCGLPLGPLAHLDLIGLDTARDTLRGLYEQTGEAQFLPPPLLDHMVTAGLLGAKAGRGFHTWPEGPAGPRAAAGAQGGPAGGSARPSRPVRSVGVIGSGTMASGIAEVFARSGYATRLVARTDVRAKAALDKVAGSVERGVKRGRISAEDARATLERLVPADSLEAVADCDLVVEAVAEELPVKREVFRGLDAVCRPGAVLTTTTSSLPVVECAAVTSRPEDVLGMHFFNPAPVMRLVEVVGTVLTAPDALGTVHEVCARLGKHPVGIDDRAGFIVNALLFPYLNSAVRLLEERRAVAGEIDAVMTRGCGYPMGPLTLLDTIGLDVSLQIQNSLHASFREPSLVPARHLEHLVDAGYLGRKSGRGFHTY; this is encoded by the coding sequence ATGACGGCAGCATCCGCGGCACCCCTTCCCGGTTCCCTGCCCTTCACCGCGGTCGCGGTGATCGGCCTCGGTACGGTCGGATCCGCGCTGGCCCGCTCGCTCGCCTCGGCGGGCGCCCGGGTGGTGGCGGTGGAGGCTGACGGTGACGCCCTGGCCGGCGGCCGGGAGCGCGTCCAGCGCGGGCTGGAGGATCCGGCGGCCCGGGCCCGGATCACGTACACGGCCGATCTCGCGGCCATCACGGGCAGCGAGCTGGTCGTGGAGGCGGTGCCGGAGGACTTCGCGCTGAAGACGCGGGTGCTGCGGCAGGCCGACGGACTGTGCGGTCCGCAGGCGGTGTTCGCGACGACGACCTCGCTGTCGGTGACCCGGGTGGCGGCGGCGTGCGGGCGGCTGCCGCGCACGGTCGGCCTGCACCCGGTCGGGCACGCCCCGGACGGCGGTGTGGTGGAGGTGGTGACCACGCCCCTGACCGATCCGTCGGTGGGGCGGGCCGCCGAGGAGCTGGTGGGTGCGCTGGGCCGGATGGCCGTGGCCTCCAGCGACCAGCCGGGCTTCACGGGCGGGGGGCTGCTGATGGCCTACCTGAACGGCGCCGTCGCGATGTACGAGCGCCGTTACGCGTCGCGCGACGACATCGACGCGGCGATGATGCTGGGCTGCGGGCTGCCGCTGGGGCCGCTGGCCCACCTCGACCTGATCGGTCTGGACACGGCGCGCGACACCCTGCGCGGCCTGTACGAGCAGACGGGGGAGGCGCAGTTCCTGCCGCCGCCGCTGCTGGACCACATGGTGACGGCGGGGCTGCTGGGCGCGAAGGCGGGCCGGGGGTTCCACACCTGGCCCGAGGGCCCGGCGGGTCCCCGGGCCGCGGCCGGCGCGCAGGGGGGTCCGGCGGGAGGTTCCGCGCGGCCGTCGCGGCCGGTGCGCAGCGTCGGGGTGATCGGGTCCGGCACGATGGCGTCGGGCATCGCCGAGGTGTTCGCCCGGTCGGGGTACGCGACGCGGCTGGTGGCCCGTACGGACGTCCGCGCGAAGGCGGCGCTGGACAAGGTCGCCGGCTCCGTGGAGCGCGGGGTCAAGCGGGGCCGGATCAGCGCCGAGGACGCCCGGGCCACGCTGGAGCGGCTGGTTCCGGCGGACTCGCTGGAGGCGGTGGCGGACTGCGACCTGGTGGTCGAGGCGGTCGCCGAGGAACTCCCCGTCAAGCGGGAGGTCTTCCGGGGGCTGGACGCGGTGTGCCGTCCGGGTGCGGTACTGACGACGACGACCTCGAGCCTGCCGGTGGTGGAGTGCGCGGCGGTCACCTCGCGGCCCGAGGACGTGCTCGGCATGCACTTCTTCAATCCGGCTCCGGTGATGCGGCTGGTGGAGGTGGTCGGCACGGTGCTGACGGCGCCGGACGCGCTGGGGACGGTCCACGAGGTGTGCGCGCGGCTGGGCAAGCACCCGGTCGGGATCGACGACCGGGCCGGGTTCATCGTCAACGCCCTGCTGTTCCCGTACCTCAACAGCGCGGTGCGGCTGCTGGAGGAACGCCGGGCGGTGGCCGGGGAGATCGACGCGGTGATGACGCGGGGCTGCGGCTATCCGATGGGGCCGCTGACGCTGCTGGACACGATCGGTCTGGACGTGTCGCTGCAGATCCAGAACAGCCTGCACGCCTCGTTCCGGGAGCCGTCGCTGGTGCCGGCCCGGCACCTGGAGCACCTGGTGGACGCGGGGTACCTGGGCCGCAAGAGCGGCCGGGGCTTCCACACGTACTAG
- a CDS encoding DedA family protein, with translation MQLDMTADALPLSWWILALALAAVFGDSLLPVLPSGTLVVTAAAWTAQHQISPVLPVLAVAAASFLGDLALVLLARRGSSWLHTRLDRRPAWREATARLQGGLARHAGRVALAARFVPAGRTVLDIALGTSPALRPRQLTWSALAGLLWAAYLVTLGHLGNRWFDTAWLGLAVSVGATVAVSALAARMVTRRGERASGPSASPVPASRS, from the coding sequence ATGCAGCTCGACATGACAGCCGACGCCCTTCCGCTCTCCTGGTGGATCCTGGCCCTCGCACTGGCCGCGGTGTTCGGCGATTCGCTCCTGCCGGTGCTGCCCAGCGGCACCCTCGTGGTGACCGCGGCCGCCTGGACCGCGCAGCACCAGATCTCCCCGGTGCTGCCGGTCCTCGCGGTGGCCGCCGCGTCCTTCCTCGGCGACCTGGCCCTGGTCCTGCTGGCCCGGCGCGGCTCCTCCTGGCTGCACACCCGCCTCGACCGGCGGCCCGCCTGGCGGGAGGCGACGGCGCGGCTCCAGGGCGGTCTGGCCCGGCACGCCGGCCGGGTGGCGCTCGCCGCGCGCTTCGTCCCCGCCGGGCGGACCGTGCTGGACATCGCCCTCGGCACCTCGCCCGCCCTGCGCCCGCGCCAGCTGACGTGGTCCGCGCTGGCCGGACTCCTGTGGGCGGCCTACCTGGTGACGCTCGGCCACCTCGGCAACCGGTGGTTCGACACGGCCTGGCTGGGCCTGGCCGTGTCGGTCGGCGCGACGGTGGCCGTCAGCGCCCTCGCCGCCCGGATGGTCACCCGCCGCGGTGAGCGCGCCAGCGGTCCATCAGCGAGTCCAGTTCCAGCTTCACGAAGCTGA
- a CDS encoding GbsR/MarR family transcriptional regulator has protein sequence MDATASASESEQRGYSEEVSAFVERFAADLVAAGVPRMPSRVFACLLAEDAGALSAAELSERLKVSPAAVSGAVRYLAQVHMVGRERAPGERREIYRVHADLWYETVTSRDQMLNRWAATLKQGVEALGPDTPAGMRAEETADFFSFVKLELDSLMDRWRAHRGG, from the coding sequence GTGGACGCCACTGCCAGCGCCAGCGAAAGCGAACAGCGGGGCTACAGCGAGGAGGTCTCGGCCTTCGTCGAACGGTTCGCCGCCGACCTCGTGGCCGCCGGGGTGCCCCGGATGCCCTCCCGGGTCTTCGCGTGTCTGCTCGCCGAGGACGCGGGCGCGCTGAGCGCCGCGGAGCTCTCGGAGCGGCTGAAGGTCAGCCCGGCCGCGGTCTCGGGCGCGGTCCGCTACCTCGCCCAGGTGCACATGGTCGGCCGGGAGCGGGCGCCGGGCGAGCGGCGGGAGATCTACCGGGTCCACGCGGACCTCTGGTACGAGACGGTCACCAGCCGGGACCAGATGCTCAACCGCTGGGCGGCCACCCTCAAGCAGGGGGTGGAGGCGCTGGGTCCCGATACGCCGGCGGGCATGCGGGCCGAGGAGACGGCCGACTTCTTCAGCTTCGTGAAGCTGGAACTGGACTCGCTGATGGACCGCTGGCGCGCTCACCGCGGCGGGTGA
- a CDS encoding ABC transporter ATP-binding protein: protein MMMAIEIAGLYKSFGRTHALKGLDLRVEKGEVHGFLGPNGAGKSTTLRILLGLIRADRGRVRLLGGDPWRDAVALHQRVAYVPGDVNLWRNLSGGDALGFLGGLRENTDPRFTKELMERFELDPGKKGRAYSKGNRQKVALVAAFASDAELLVFDEPTSGLDPLAEEVFQSCVGEATDEGRTVLLSSHVLTEVEALCDRVSIVRDGRTVETGTLARMRHLSRTCVTAELAAPVEGLEELPGVHGLEVHGTEVSAQVDPEHLGTLLRVLSQTGVRSLVSRPPTLEELFLRHYRPEAEPVPAGAPGPR, encoded by the coding sequence ATGATGATGGCAATCGAGATTGCCGGACTGTACAAGTCGTTCGGCCGCACGCACGCGCTGAAGGGCCTGGACCTGCGCGTCGAGAAGGGCGAGGTGCACGGCTTCCTCGGCCCCAACGGCGCCGGCAAGTCCACCACCCTGCGGATCCTCCTCGGCCTGATCCGCGCCGACCGCGGCCGCGTGCGGCTGCTGGGCGGCGACCCCTGGCGCGACGCGGTCGCGCTGCACCAGCGGGTCGCCTACGTGCCCGGCGACGTGAACCTGTGGCGCAACCTCTCCGGCGGCGACGCCCTCGGCTTCCTCGGGGGGCTGCGCGAGAACACCGACCCCCGGTTCACCAAGGAGCTGATGGAGCGCTTCGAACTCGACCCGGGCAAGAAGGGCCGTGCGTACTCCAAGGGCAACCGGCAGAAGGTCGCCCTGGTCGCCGCCTTCGCCTCCGACGCCGAGCTGCTCGTCTTCGACGAACCCACCTCGGGCCTCGACCCGTTGGCCGAGGAAGTCTTCCAGAGCTGTGTCGGCGAGGCCACCGACGAGGGCCGTACGGTCCTGCTCTCCAGCCACGTCCTCACCGAGGTCGAGGCACTGTGCGACCGCGTCAGCATCGTCCGGGACGGGCGCACGGTCGAGACGGGCACGCTCGCCCGGATGCGGCACCTGTCGCGCACCTGCGTCACGGCCGAACTCGCCGCCCCCGTCGAGGGCCTGGAGGAACTGCCCGGGGTCCACGGCCTGGAGGTGCACGGCACGGAGGTCAGCGCCCAGGTCGACCCCGAGCACCTCGGCACGCTCCTGCGGGTGCTGTCCCAGACGGGCGTACGCAGCCTCGTCAGCCGGCCCCCGACCCTCGAAGAGCTGTTCCTGCGCCACTACCGCCCCGAGGCCGAGCCGGTGCCCGCCGGGGCCCCGGGGCCGCGCTGA
- a CDS encoding AMP-binding protein, with product MPVLTALQGVYGDRADAVTVAGRTASYEELLGAAGAVAADVAGAPAVAVEATASLETVAAVAGCLLAGVPVVPVPPDAGVAEREHILRDSGACPVTVDFARRAAWSGPAPAADAPAMILYTSGTTGAPKGVVLGGAAIAAGLDALAEAWQWNAEDTLVHGLPLFHVHGLILGVLGALRTGSRLVHTGRPTAAAYAEAGGSLYFGVPTVWSRVVGDPERARALRSARLLVSGSAPLPERVFRGLEELTGSRPVERYGMTETLITVSGRADGPLRPGAVGTPLPGVRTRIAAGPGEEIGELQLTAPTLFSGYLGRPEATAASYTEDGWFRTGDIAAIDADGTHRIVGRASVDMIKSGGYRMGAGEIENALLDHPRVAEAAVVGVPDSDLGQRVVAFVVASQVTGAELTDFVAARLSVHKRPREVRFVAALPRNAMGKTQKRLLLSGEG from the coding sequence ATGCCCGTGCTCACGGCGCTGCAAGGGGTGTACGGGGACCGTGCGGACGCGGTCACCGTCGCCGGCCGGACCGCCTCGTACGAGGAACTGCTCGGCGCGGCCGGAGCGGTGGCCGCCGACGTGGCGGGCGCCCCCGCCGTCGCGGTCGAGGCCACGGCCTCCCTGGAGACCGTCGCCGCGGTGGCCGGCTGCCTGCTGGCCGGGGTGCCCGTGGTGCCCGTACCGCCCGACGCGGGCGTCGCCGAACGCGAGCACATCCTGCGTGACTCGGGCGCCTGCCCCGTCACGGTGGACTTCGCCCGCCGGGCCGCCTGGAGCGGCCCCGCACCGGCGGCCGACGCCCCCGCGATGATCCTCTACACCTCCGGGACCACCGGCGCGCCCAAGGGCGTCGTCCTCGGCGGCGCCGCCATCGCCGCCGGTCTGGACGCCCTCGCCGAGGCCTGGCAGTGGAACGCCGAGGACACCCTGGTCCACGGGCTGCCGCTGTTCCACGTCCACGGCCTGATCCTCGGCGTCCTCGGCGCGCTGCGCACCGGCAGCCGCCTCGTGCACACCGGCCGGCCCACCGCGGCCGCGTACGCCGAGGCGGGCGGCAGCCTGTACTTCGGGGTGCCCACGGTGTGGTCCCGCGTCGTCGGGGACCCGGAGCGGGCCCGGGCGCTGCGCTCCGCGCGGCTGCTGGTCTCGGGCAGCGCCCCGCTGCCGGAGCGGGTCTTCCGCGGGCTGGAGGAGCTGACGGGGAGCCGGCCGGTCGAGCGGTACGGGATGACGGAGACCCTGATCACGGTGAGCGGCCGCGCGGACGGCCCGCTGCGGCCGGGCGCGGTGGGGACGCCGCTGCCCGGGGTCCGTACGCGGATCGCGGCCGGGCCGGGGGAGGAGATCGGCGAACTCCAGCTGACCGCGCCCACGTTGTTCTCCGGCTACCTGGGGCGTCCCGAGGCCACGGCGGCCTCGTACACCGAGGACGGCTGGTTCCGTACGGGCGACATCGCGGCGATCGACGCGGACGGCACCCACCGCATCGTGGGCCGGGCCTCCGTCGACATGATCAAGTCGGGTGGCTACCGGATGGGGGCGGGCGAGATCGAGAACGCGCTCCTGGACCACCCGCGCGTGGCCGAGGCCGCGGTGGTCGGGGTGCCGGACTCCGATCTGGGCCAGCGCGTCGTGGCGTTCGTCGTGGCCTCGCAGGTGACCGGGGCCGAGCTCACCGACTTCGTCGCCGCCCGCCTCTCGGTGCACAAGCGGCCGCGCGAGGTGCGGTTCGTCGCCGCGCTGCCGCGCAACGCGATGGGCAAGACCCAGAAGCGGCTGCTGCTGTCGGGGGAGGGGTGA
- a CDS encoding AfsR/SARP family transcriptional regulator: protein MRFRVLGPLEVDAAGRHAHRVTPRAAKMRVVLATLLVRANEIVSVGSLIDELWGEDPPRTATTTLQVYISQLRKLLHAADPDAGRDGLVTRPPGYLMRLDPDRLDLTAFEDLHARGRAAMARQDAPAAADLQRRALALWRGPLLSDTPHGALLDSTAIRLGELRTAALEQRIRADLQLGRHHDLVGELQALATELPMREEFHAHLMVALYRTGRQADALEAFARLRRTLVDELAIEPGPPLQQLHGRILAGDTALQRPSGAVPDRADAARSAATAGGRATAAPAAMPAAGPFATPAAGPDPVLPPATGPVGEIPPSDPLFTGRDEDLAALETLLRDVPAGGCVALTGPAGVGKTALALAAAHRAGDLFPDGRVFLPLRDDTGEPLGPAAALTLLLRRCRVTGPLPDDLDGLRRTLDRLTLGRRMLFVLDGAAGAEQAGPLLPTTPGSTALLTGRRAPAVPVTRVHLLDVLAPAQARRLLLAASGRDGEDDGPDGACAAVVGACGRLPSAVRALAGRLAARPHWTVASLAARLSDEHARLAELRSAQPGLDAALRGAYDEAGEPLKRAFRLLGLLPDGPFPTADAAALFGTPEPAAEAVLESLVEAGLLRAEPRGAYRLHVLWRLLAGELLTAEEPPGEVARAVARLADALAAEAREADGLPHAAEWFAHRRTALTSALGRAHAAGLWVHTVRLADGLTAPLEAHAAWDDWERAHTRALDAAERSGDLGAQSRLLCSLGDLAWQRRRTDAARGLYRRALRAADGADARPERDRALTGLAELSLDSSAVTDAARLIGRVLDAAPADPRDHYEARRVRALLALETEGPAAAEPHFAQCLALAARLGDRRREAYAVRWLRQVRGGLPLPDWTETRPGVWRLRAAA from the coding sequence ATGCGATTTCGGGTGTTGGGGCCACTGGAAGTGGACGCGGCCGGCCGGCACGCGCACCGCGTGACGCCCCGCGCGGCGAAGATGCGCGTGGTGCTCGCGACGCTGCTCGTACGGGCCAACGAGATCGTGTCCGTGGGCAGCCTCATCGACGAACTGTGGGGCGAGGACCCGCCGCGCACCGCGACGACCACGCTCCAGGTCTACATCTCGCAGCTGCGCAAGCTCCTGCACGCCGCCGACCCCGACGCGGGCCGCGACGGCCTGGTCACCCGGCCGCCCGGCTACCTCATGCGGCTGGACCCGGACCGGCTGGACCTGACCGCCTTCGAGGACCTGCACGCCCGGGGCCGCGCCGCCATGGCCCGCCAGGACGCCCCGGCCGCCGCCGACCTCCAGCGCCGCGCGCTCGCGCTCTGGCGCGGCCCCCTGCTGTCCGACACCCCCCACGGGGCGCTGCTCGACAGCACCGCGATCCGCCTCGGCGAACTGCGCACGGCCGCACTGGAGCAGCGCATCCGGGCCGACCTGCAACTGGGCCGCCACCACGACCTCGTCGGTGAACTCCAGGCTCTCGCCACCGAACTGCCGATGCGCGAGGAGTTCCACGCCCACCTGATGGTGGCGCTCTACCGCACCGGCCGGCAGGCCGACGCGCTGGAGGCCTTCGCCCGGCTGCGGCGCACCCTCGTCGACGAACTGGCGATCGAGCCGGGGCCGCCCCTCCAGCAGCTCCACGGCCGGATCCTCGCCGGGGACACCGCACTGCAGCGCCCCTCGGGCGCCGTACCGGACCGCGCCGACGCGGCGCGGTCCGCGGCGACCGCGGGCGGGCGCGCCACGGCCGCACCCGCCGCGATGCCGGCCGCCGGGCCGTTCGCGACGCCGGCCGCCGGGCCGGATCCCGTACTGCCGCCGGCCACCGGGCCGGTCGGTGAAATCCCGCCGTCCGACCCGCTGTTCACCGGACGCGACGAGGACCTCGCCGCGCTGGAGACGCTCCTGCGGGACGTCCCGGCGGGCGGCTGCGTCGCGCTCACCGGTCCCGCCGGCGTCGGAAAGACCGCCCTCGCCCTGGCCGCCGCGCACCGCGCCGGCGACCTCTTCCCCGACGGCCGGGTGTTCCTGCCCCTGCGCGACGACACCGGCGAACCGCTCGGGCCCGCCGCCGCCCTCACCCTGCTGCTGCGCCGCTGCCGCGTCACCGGGCCGCTGCCCGACGACCTCGACGGGCTGCGCCGCACCCTGGACCGGCTCACCCTGGGCCGGCGGATGCTGTTCGTGCTCGACGGCGCCGCCGGCGCGGAGCAGGCCGGCCCCCTGCTGCCCACGACCCCCGGCAGCACCGCGCTGCTGACCGGCCGCAGGGCCCCGGCGGTCCCGGTCACCCGGGTGCACCTGCTGGACGTCCTCGCCCCGGCGCAGGCCCGCCGGCTGCTGCTGGCCGCGTCGGGCCGCGACGGGGAGGACGACGGCCCCGACGGGGCCTGCGCCGCCGTCGTCGGGGCCTGCGGGCGGCTGCCGTCGGCCGTACGGGCCCTCGCGGGCCGGCTGGCCGCGCGCCCGCACTGGACCGTGGCCTCCCTGGCCGCCCGACTGTCCGACGAGCACGCCCGGCTCGCCGAACTCCGCTCCGCGCAGCCCGGCCTGGACGCGGCCCTGCGGGGCGCGTACGACGAGGCCGGCGAACCGTTGAAGCGCGCCTTCCGGCTGCTCGGACTGCTGCCCGACGGCCCCTTCCCCACCGCCGACGCGGCCGCCCTGTTCGGTACGCCCGAACCGGCCGCCGAAGCCGTGCTGGAGAGCCTCGTGGAAGCCGGGCTGCTACGGGCCGAACCCCGCGGCGCCTACCGCCTGCACGTGCTGTGGCGGCTGCTGGCCGGCGAGCTCCTCACCGCCGAGGAGCCCCCCGGCGAGGTGGCGCGGGCCGTGGCCCGGCTCGCCGACGCCCTGGCCGCCGAGGCGCGGGAGGCCGACGGACTGCCGCACGCCGCCGAGTGGTTCGCGCACCGCCGCACCGCACTGACCTCGGCCCTGGGCCGGGCCCACGCGGCCGGACTGTGGGTCCACACCGTGCGCCTCGCCGACGGCCTCACCGCCCCCCTGGAGGCCCACGCGGCCTGGGACGACTGGGAACGCGCGCACACCCGGGCCCTGGACGCGGCCGAACGCTCCGGCGACCTCGGCGCCCAGTCCCGGCTGCTGTGCTCGCTCGGCGACCTGGCCTGGCAGCGCCGCCGGACCGACGCGGCCCGCGGGCTCTACCGGCGGGCCCTGAGGGCCGCCGACGGCGCCGACGCCCGGCCCGAACGCGACCGCGCCCTGACGGGCCTGGCCGAACTGAGCCTGGACTCCTCGGCCGTCACGGACGCGGCCCGGCTGATCGGCCGGGTCCTCGACGCGGCGCCCGCCGACCCCCGCGACCACTACGAGGCCCGCCGGGTCCGGGCGCTGCTCGCCCTGGAGACGGAAGGCCCCGCCGCCGCGGAGCCGCACTTCGCGCAGTGCCTGGCCCTGGCGGCGCGGCTCGGCGACCGGCGGCGCGAGGCGTACGCGGTCCGCTGGCTGCGCCAGGTGCGCGGCGGCCTCCCGCTGCCGGACTGGACGGAGACCCGGCCCGGGGTGTGGCGCCTGCGCGCCGCCGCCTGA
- a CDS encoding fatty acyl-AMP ligase — protein sequence MTGFATFTDVLRGRAAELGERDAHVFLGDAPGAAAEHLTYGELDRAARAIAVRLREHGALGQPVLLLYPPGPGFLKAFAGCLYAGAVAVPAPLPGDRGERLQRVSGIIRDTGAQLVLTDSAHAPDVSLWLAMAGRGETVCLATDVEEGLNAEAWQPPRTGPDDLAFLQYTSGSTSRPRGVMVSHRNLLANMEAMRNVLGSTAEDVFGSWLPHYHDMGLICHLLHPLWLGTSSVQMSPTAFVKRPVRWLRSIGEYGVTIGGGPNFCYDLCLRRITDEQLAGLDLSSWRLAINGAEPVRHQTLEAFAERFAAAGFRRGSLFPAYGLAEATLVVSGGTPGEGPRTLTVDAAGLEYDELRPPRPGRPVRTLVGSGTVRDFAVRIVEPVIGGEVPAGRVGEIWVRGDSVAQGYWRRPTDTARTFHAMVDDGDSGFLRTGDLGVIDGDELYVTGRLKEMIILNGRNIYPQDVEWAVRETEPALGAGQGAVFTVDADREQLVVVHEVRPENADWETLRALARRIQILIGQDFDVPAANVLLVRPGTLRRTTSGKIQRTLIRKLFLEGEVSGEYEVLDPAVRALVRPRDTLLGNDLLRPSARAAAETAW from the coding sequence TTGACTGGATTCGCTACGTTCACCGATGTGCTCCGCGGCCGGGCCGCGGAACTCGGCGAGCGCGACGCTCACGTGTTCCTCGGTGACGCCCCGGGCGCCGCCGCCGAGCACCTCACGTACGGCGAGCTGGACCGGGCGGCCCGGGCCATCGCGGTGCGGCTGCGCGAGCACGGCGCCCTGGGGCAGCCGGTGCTGCTGCTGTACCCGCCGGGCCCCGGGTTCCTGAAGGCGTTCGCCGGCTGTCTGTACGCCGGCGCCGTCGCCGTGCCCGCCCCGCTCCCCGGTGACCGGGGCGAGCGGCTGCAGCGCGTGTCGGGGATCATCCGCGACACCGGCGCGCAGCTGGTGCTGACCGACTCCGCCCACGCCCCCGACGTGTCGCTGTGGCTCGCCATGGCGGGCCGGGGCGAGACGGTGTGCCTGGCCACCGACGTGGAGGAGGGGCTGAACGCCGAGGCCTGGCAGCCGCCCCGCACCGGCCCGGACGACCTGGCGTTCCTCCAGTACACCTCGGGTTCGACCTCCCGGCCGCGCGGGGTGATGGTCAGTCACCGCAACCTCCTCGCCAACATGGAGGCCATGCGCAACGTCCTGGGCTCCACCGCCGAGGACGTGTTCGGCAGCTGGCTGCCGCACTACCACGACATGGGACTCATCTGCCATCTGCTGCACCCGCTGTGGCTGGGCACCTCGTCGGTGCAGATGTCCCCCACCGCCTTCGTCAAGCGGCCGGTGCGCTGGCTGCGCTCGATCGGCGAGTACGGGGTGACCATCGGCGGCGGCCCCAACTTCTGCTACGACCTGTGCCTGCGCCGGATCACGGACGAGCAGCTCGCCGGCCTGGACCTGAGCAGCTGGCGGCTGGCGATCAACGGCGCCGAACCGGTGCGCCACCAGACCCTGGAGGCCTTCGCCGAGCGCTTCGCCGCGGCCGGTTTCCGCCGCGGGAGCCTCTTCCCGGCCTACGGGCTCGCCGAGGCCACGCTCGTCGTGTCCGGCGGCACGCCCGGCGAAGGCCCGCGCACCCTGACCGTCGACGCGGCCGGCCTCGAGTACGACGAGCTGCGCCCGCCGCGCCCCGGCCGGCCGGTGCGGACCCTGGTCGGGAGCGGCACCGTACGCGACTTCGCCGTGCGGATCGTGGAGCCGGTGATCGGCGGCGAGGTGCCCGCGGGCCGGGTCGGGGAGATCTGGGTGCGCGGCGACAGCGTCGCCCAGGGCTACTGGCGCCGTCCCACCGACACCGCCCGTACCTTCCACGCCATGGTGGACGACGGGGACAGCGGCTTCCTGCGCACCGGCGACCTCGGGGTGATCGACGGGGACGAGCTGTACGTCACCGGCCGGCTCAAGGAAATGATCATCCTCAACGGGCGCAACATCTATCCGCAGGACGTCGAGTGGGCGGTGCGCGAGACGGAGCCGGCCCTCGGGGCGGGCCAGGGCGCCGTGTTCACCGTGGACGCGGACCGCGAGCAGCTCGTCGTCGTGCACGAGGTGCGCCCCGAGAACGCCGACTGGGAGACGCTGCGCGCCCTCGCCCGGCGCATCCAGATCCTCATCGGCCAGGACTTCGACGTGCCCGCGGCCAATGTGCTCCTGGTGCGGCCGGGCACCCTGCGCCGTACCACCAGCGGCAAGATCCAGCGGACCCTGATCCGCAAGCTGTTCCTGGAGGGCGAGGTCAGCGGCGAGTACGAGGTCCTCGACCCCGCCGTGCGCGCCCTGGTCCGTCCGCGCGACACGCTGCTCGGCAACGACCTGCTGCGGCCCTCCGCCCGCGCCGCCGCGGAGACGGCGTGGTGA